A stretch of DNA from Takifugu flavidus isolate HTHZ2018 chromosome 13, ASM371156v2, whole genome shotgun sequence:
TTTCAACTGCCTGACAAACTGTCAGTGGTGCACTAAATGAAAGAGTGACACGttccattcatttattaatttcaAACATTTGTCGCTGTTGAGTGTGGAATGAAGTGACATCAGTGAAAAAACACTTGCAAGTTATGCGTTCAACCATGTAAATGTTCAGTATATCCACAATCTCTAATATCAAATAATAGAGATTATATCATTAGAATAACAGATATGTGTTACAAATCCAGAAGACAAGAAGCAAAATACGTGTTGGCAGACAGTATTTCTGACATATTGCACAGATAAGAAAAGAAGCATCATATATTCTGTACTTTTACTCTTGGTCTGTTGAGACTAATAAGATGGTGCTATACTGAATGAACATTCAGGATGTTAAACTCCTGATTTGTTGGTAgatattttggtttttaaacATGATAAAACATGACAGGATTAAATAGACAGCAAGTCCCAATAAGGCCCCCGTTAGAATCCCTTTAATTCATATCCTTCACTCTCTGACATATTGCTGCAGTGAATTCTGAGCACTTTGAGTTTCCTCCCAGGTCTTTAGTTCGAACcttgaaaaacaaaagacacacGGTAAAATGCTATGAACAGGTATGGAACATGTAACGGTTAAGAGAAATCAACCAAAACGAGTACCTTTTCGTCACGAATGGTGTCAAAGCATGCAGCCTCAATCCTCTTAGCATGGCCGTGCAGGCCCATGTGACGCAGCATCATGACTGCACTGAGCAGCAAGGCCGTCGGGTTGGCTAGATCTTTGCCTGCAATATCTGGTGCAGTTCCATGGACCTGATTTTAATACATAGATCATTATGACTTTGAACATGTTTTCACCTCATTCAGTATGACATGAGAAGTACAGGCTAAACTGATTCAATATCAACACACATACAAAACAGCACACTACTGCTAACTTAACAGTGGAACCTGTTATAAAAGTGTAACACACCGACTCAAATATAGCAACACCATTGGCACCGATATTTCCACTAGGTGTCACTCCGAGACCTCCAATTAGTCCAGCGCACAGATCACTGCAGTGATGAAAAGGCATCCATTAGTGTATATGCTTTTCAATATGAAAGTCACAATATAGGGTGACATGTAACATATTCACAATGCCGGTTATTTTACCTCAAAATATCACCATACAGATTCGGCATCACTAACACGTCAAACTGTGACGGATCCTGAACCATCTGTTAAGCCAAATATGAAAATAATTCAACTGTTAATaagaaatgacaaataatgGTTTCATTTTATTCCAGCTCTAATGGGACTTACATTAAGGCAAACGGTATCCAGGTACATCTCAGTGAATTTTACATCTTTGTGCttttctgcagcctctctgcATTTTCGCAGGAAGAGCCCATCTGACATCCGCCTTGGGAAACACAAAATGATTCAGCTAGAAAATTActgaaaatgtcaaattatGTAAACATAAACGTAAAGAATAGAGCTTACATGATATTAGCCTTATGCACAGCTGTGACACTGCCCCTCTGGTTGTTTCGGGCATATTCAAAAGCATATTCAGCAATGCGCTGGCTGGCCTCTTCTGTGATGAGCTTAATACTCTGTACAACTCCATCAACAATCTGGAAATATGCAGGACATTTATAGGAGATAGTTGAGTTCTTTTAAAGCAAAATGTTTATAGTACTTAAAGTAAATAAGAAAATCTTATGGAAAAAGTATGCTACTGGCAGGTAATTAACAAAATGAATAATTGACACAACTAATGTGTTTTACCACATGTTCTATGCCACTGTATTCTCCCTCTGTGTTCTCCCTGATAGTGACCAGGTTCACATCAGCGTATGGGGTCTTGTAGCCTTCAATAGATACACAGGGGCGCACATTGGCATAGAGGTCAAAGGttttcctcagcagcaggttcATAGATGGATGACCGGCAGCTATGGGTGTCTTCAATGGACCTGCAGAGTTACAAGTTTTTCCAACACGATTAAAGATTTAATACTTTAAATGGCTGGGTTTCAAACCATGTTGCATTTGTAAGCACCAATCGTTTTAACCACACAAAGAATACTAATACTTTATTTGTTGTGTGCTTTCTTCTGTCTTTGAGCGGCCTGTGTCTACAAAACTAGAATAATTGCATTCAACATGGTTTACCTTTGAGACCAATTTTGTTCCTGTCCATTGACTCTTTGCAATCAGGAGGAATTATCCACTTTCCGCCCGGCCCTTGGATTGCTGTAACATTTCTCTCCTCCCACTGAATAGGAGCCTAAAAAGTACCACAAAGCCAGCACCCAGGTGCATCACTGTCACTGTATCACAAGAGTAATACAGAAAGACTGCTACGTAGAAAACAATGGTTGCgttttttaattttctctggCAAGTACATACTTCAGCAGCTTCAAATATTTTCATAACTGCAGTGGAGATCTCTGGACCAATTCCATCCCCAGGGATTAAAGTAACAGTGTGGATCTGCAGAGCACAAGAAATACAGGTAGCATGGTGGCAGAGTTCTGAAACAGATTAATTACTGTAATCACTACTATTATTACTTAATATACATACTGCACGTTTGGATCCCCTAAATTGGGGAGTCTCTTTCCTCAAAGCCCCAATTGCCCATGATACctgaaaatgaaatgcaatAGTTCATATATGCACAGCATTAATGCAGAGGCATAAAATGAATAACACATCTCTAATGCATATTAGTCATGAAGGCCATTATTATTCATTAGACTTGTAGATTTGTATTTACTTGCATTATAACCACAGCTCATTTGGCTGAGCTTGTAATAGATTGTGTTTTACAACAGACAGCTGAGCTAATAAAATGGTTACCAGAATGACAACAGTCTTTGGCTACAGCAGTAAACCTGTCAGAACTTTAGGGACAGTAAAACCCGTTAGCTTAGGTGATCTGCATCACCGTGAGGACGAATAGAAAAATAAAGGCTCATTCCATATTGGAATTATGTATGTACTGACTTATAGTATTAGCTTTGGTAAAGATAGCATATGCTTCCTGTTTCGTGACTTTATCCTTGTCCCTGACAAACCCTGTTGTCTCAAATCCTTGTCCTCCACAACTAATTGGCTAAATTTACACGCTATTAATCCGACGGTCTAAGATGAATACCTGCGCATTTCTGTAATATATTCCAAGATATTTATCACTTTCTTGCTTAAATAGCGGCTCATTTGAGGTTGCCATAGTAACTATGGGAAATGGCTAATACGTCAACGCCTAGCTAGGGATTTAGCAAAGTGAGAGCTCTCCCTGTTACACATACAGTCTTTCACGCAGGTTTTTCTTTCACCTTAGTCAGCAAATGGCTAGAATTGTTAACTATGAGGCTTAGAACAACAATTATATTCATCGTATACATACCGCTGACCTCCATGCCTTCCCTGCCATGCTAGCCAAGCCAAGGTcgatgcagcagctgcactgtGCGTGAGCAGCGCGTGTCAAGGTAACGTAAGGACTAGCGGATTTCCTCTTCGCaatctttcaaaataaacctctAACAGTTAATTAAAACGTCAGATAGCACCAACGCTCATTGTGGCTCTCGTTGTTTTGCAGTAATAATGATGAAATACTCACTCTTTAATTTTATGAACATATTTGATCAAAGTTACAAGTATTAAATGTAAAGAGAGATTATATCTGCTCTTATTCTGAAATCTATATGGTTAAGAGTAATTGCCGTTTGTCTCCAATAATTAAAGACCATAAATACAAGTAATGAAAAGTTTTCACAGAAAAATTAACGAGAGTCAAACgctgttaaatatttatttcttgTCATATTTGTATTTACTTAATGTAAATATGTATACAAACGTGTTGTGTTTAGATGATGTAGGCCCACTGTCACTGAGCTTAGATGTAATTGCAAATTGCTCTTAAATCAACGCTGAATTCCTCTATGTCAAGTCCTTTGGCAAGCCTGGACCTGtatttaaacaaaatatttagATTCAGGTTTTGTAGCACAATTTCCAGCAAGTGGAGCCAATGCACTGCTTTCTCGGTGGAAGCCACATCACAAGCACACCTTACACATCCTTGCATGCCATCTATTCTAGTGTGGGTCTCTAAAATTATAAATTACATTTCAAAGCATTTACAAAAAAGATGATTATACACATAGTAAACTTCATGGTATAAAAGAAGTGTAAAACAGCTGAAGCCGTCACATTATTCAGCTGACATTGCATACAGCTTGGGATCTATTTCCCAAAACAATCCAGCAATGCAAAGGAAAGAATATCTCCTTAGCATAGAAACATATAGAAAATTTAAGCAGCATCACTCGGCATAAATATACGGATCAAAACATGGTACAAAATGCACGCGGTTCAAGTTAAGACATCTTTCAGTCAAATGGAGGGCTTTCAGGATTAATAAAGGGTTGCAAACCACACGGATGTATTTTCAGCTACATATATGCATAGGATGCCATACGCTTCACAAATGCCTCACGTTCCAACACAACGTAGCAACAACACTCATCAAAAGCATTTGGATCTAgcttgatttaaaaagaaaatagcgTTCATTATCCACGATTTTATCAAACAACAATGCTAAATGTTGCACATTGACTCATCGACAACATTCCAGCTCAGATGGCGAACTGTTTGGGCTGCTTCTTTAAGCTCATCGACCTCTCGGTTTGGGAGATGATGTGAGTGGCTCTGTTGTTGAGAAGTCTGCATTCATGGAGAACATCTGAAAAAAACAGAGGAGTCAGCCGCACTGTACAAAACTCCGGTTAATGAACAACAATGACTGTCAGCAGAACGCCAGCCCCGTAAAAAGTCTTACCATTAAACTGTTTGTAGGCTTCTTCGATAATGGCATTGTTTGACCTCTTTATTTCCCAGTAACTGTCCTCCACCCAGGGTTTACAATCAGAATGTTCTACAAGTTGTCCGTTCTTGTAAACACTggctagacacacacacacacacaaaagaaatagGTCAGTATTCTACGTTCAAGGAGATGCGAGACTTAACAAAGTGAACACATTTGGATGAGCGGATTTTAAAACACTGCCAGTCACGACACCTTTGATGGTATCGTCGATGTCTTTGCATAACTGGTACAAATCGCTCCCGCGTCCCACGACTCTTTCACCTGCCAATTTACAGAGATCAAATCAACGACTACGAAATCCACAACAGAATACGACGCAAGCTCATCTATCACAGGAGAAAATGTGCTCACCGTCCAGCACCTTGATATAAGGGAACATTTCAAGAATTATGGCTCTGTACGAAGCGTTCCTGCACACTGGCACAAGAAAAACTGATGTGAGTTCACTTACAGAGAATTCTCACTGACTTCAGCTCAAACTGTGAGTTACCTGGATTAGTGTAGTTGTAGGTGTTGTCTTTGAAACGTAGGTTTTCCAGCTTTTTCAATGACTGAAGGCAGTGAACATTCTcaatgctgggaaaaaaaaagagagaggggaaaaaagtcagaGGATAACTGTTTTAATTGCTGTTCCGGTCCGCGCTTTAATCACCTGGAAATGATGTTGCCAGCCACGTTTAAATTCTGCAAACTCTCGCAGCTGCGCAAGGGCTCTGGGTGTGCAAAATGAAAAGACATGTATGAACAATCCCGACGGATGGAGTCTCGTCTGAAGGTGCAATGAAATCCCACCTAAACTGGAAATTTTGTTGGCAGACAAGTTGAGCACAGAAAGATGCCGGAGAGACGACAGAGCAGCTAAATTGGTGACATTATTCCCAGCCAGGTCCAGTCTCTCCAGGTTCATACATTCCCCGATGCAGCCCAGGTCATGTATCCCTGAGAGGGGTGCGATTAATTATTCCACACAAAACAACGGCATGTCTGTGAACTCTTACCGAGGCCTCGCAATTTCAGGAACAGTATCGACTCCAAGTCAAATTCCCCAGTTCGCGATTTGAGTAGCGAGGAGGTTATCTTGTCACAGTCGGCGTCTGAAAGAGACAGTGAAATAAAGCCAGGGCAAAGTGGAGCAGCTTTTCTGAGCTTCTGAAGCAAATCTGAGCTCATTAAATATGAGTCAGCcccataaaaacacaaaacgcCCCAAGCACTGTCAGTTCTGTTTGTAGAACTAATCCAATAACCTGCGCAATGGCCTATGCAATTTCATAAACCTCACATCTGGGAACATGCTGGGCATCTCATCACTTTATTCCTggggaaaataataaaatcctATTGAGTTCTGTGTTGTGAGTACATTCACGTTTAAGCAgcatgaataaaagaaaacagaaagttATTTTGGGTCCTGGGGCAGAATTTGTCCTTATCCAGTAGTGATTTAAATAAGAACACTTAAATCAATGATGCTGcgacctatttttttttttaaatcccgcTTCAGCCCGTTATATTTTTAGACCATTACACCACCCAACATAATTAATACCCTTGAAATGCAAATGATGCTAAGGGTGAGAGACAGGGCAGAGCCAGTGCAGCAGCGTTAAAGAACATGAGCAAACACTGGAGGAGGGAGCCACAAAACAAACAGCCTCCTGCACATGTTGACACTTGCAGAAATTAATGAAGACGCTTGGCTTAGCTTTGCATCTATAACAGCTAATGGAAGTGGCTTAATAGATATCTAAGTAAAGATGCCcgcccacagcagctgcatgatTCCATGCAAGTGATTTACTGCCCACGAAAGTGCTTGTATTGATTGTGAATTACCAAAAACATattgcaccccccaccccgctAATGATGACAGGTTTCAGTCCGGCAACCCCCGCTAGCTAGCGCACGCCGCTAGTTGCTAGCATGATCGCCGCAGCAACAAGCTCTACTCGCCACAACTTACCCTGGTCTTTATCCCGCTTGCTGTCCATCGTGGGCAGCTTTTCCGCCTATAATGTATCTATTGCGGTGAAAAGCGActactttggtcaggagaagtGGATTCTAATGTTAGAGAACCGTGGAATTTGCATGTGTCCTGGGGTGCTGTCAGGACGCGCTAACCGTGCTGTTGCGCCGCATTAGCTGGCAGGTGGATGAGACGGACTTAAGTCCAGTGTTTAGCACAAGGAGGGGGGATGCAGGGAGTTAGAGGACGTTAGAGGCTGGGAAAAGTGGGAACTGTTGACATCTTTCCTAATTTGCTGCCTTGATACAATAGGTTGAATTTCAGTTTCAGGTTTTGCTGCAGTGACCAGTAGATTGTCCCTTTTTTAACTGACCATCGTGTAATACATTTATGGGACTGCAGGGTGTTATCTATTTCTCCAGATATTAAACTGAAATAGGAGTTAGTTTAATGAAGCACGGAGACAGCAGGCGTGGAAATCGTTGCATAATCCCACACCCCACGATTTACGCACGGACAACGGTGCCGGTTTCAGTAAAAAGAAGCCCGGTTAGTCCAAGCAGCATCTTCCCTGTCTGCACGCTGTGCctcccatttatttatttatttatctatttatttatttatttatccatctCGGCTCTTGACTGGCTTATCCCGGCACAGGTGGAGCGCAGTCTTTACGCAGCGTAATGGGAACCGGGTCAGTCCGTTCTTTCCCCGGAGGGCACCTATCAGTACAGAACGCTTTAATTTTGATCCTTTTCATTAggtgctgtgtttattttttgcGCTTCCCCGATCGTCTTGCAGCCATGGCGGGCACCTCCAGCGTGGAGAGAAACAAGCCCTTCTGAGAGTTCCGCTGCGTCGTCGCCCTCTGGCATCATGTCTGCGCGGAGCTCATAGATGCCTTTCCCTGAGGAATCCAGGCTCAGCGTCGTGCGTCTACGCAGCCAAGGCTTTTCTGGGAAAAGATGGGTaataaacaaacaatctttACGGATGAACAACTCGATGCCTACCAGGTGAGCTTGCGTGGCGTTGTCTGCACCCTGCGTGTTAGAGATTATTGTCAGCATCTAATTTAGTTGAACTGAGTTTAGGATGAATCATTTGGGCTTCAGGTTGGGTAAAAACTGCAGTGTAATACGTGtcaaaattgatttaaaatgtcTGCACTGAGAGGAGAAAATGCCTTAAATTTCACTCTAAATTGGAAGATTTGTAGTGAGGTGCACCATGATTGAAGAAGGTCTGACTTTATTGTCTTGTTTTTGCCTAAAGAATCCCACAGTGCTTCCAGGCAGAGGCAGGTTTTTAATAATTAAAGCCATGCAACTGTGATAAGCTGTGAAACTCTACTCTCAGAAGGACTTCTCAAGATCCACTTCTtcctaacacccccccccccctccccccacacacacacactaaagcagCAACATTCTCGTacttttaacacatttttaaaacactttCAGTGGTTTAAGCTTGACTCAGAACAGGGCCAAGGCCAAACCAATAGAAATACCATCAGAAAAATCAACAGTCAGCTTCTGACACTGTATAATCACACTGAGGTGTTACAGTGCAACATACAGGCAAGCGAGTGCAGGCCTGTTGGATGCTGCGTGCGCCAACACGCGCCTGTTTGACACGGGTAGATCATGTTCCCCGCCACGTCGCCTCTGTTGCACGGCGGCAGGTTACAACCGTCACGCACgcagcttttcattttcatttagaaGAGCAGACGCCTCTGGAATCGACAGCAGAACTCTGCTTCAGGCCTTTGTCAGAGATGCAAATGTTCCGCATGACGCTTGTATCAGAAAAGGCACCAAGTGTTTGACGTGTAGTTGTCTCTCGTTGCAGGACTGCACGTTTTTCACTCGTAAAGAAATACTGCGGTAAGATTATTGTTATCGTTTTAAACCATTTCCCTGCCCCTCCCCATTGCTCTGCTGGTTCACAACCATGGATCTGAAGCCACAGTGGATCCTATTTTAGCTTTAGACTTCATTTTATTGATAAGATGGTCATAGAAGAAACAGCCTGTATCATAGCAACCAGTGCAGGCAGGTGTAATTACATCTACCAGGGGCCACGTTAGTGGTTGTTACATCATCTCAGTAAAACCGTCGGTCTTCTCTACATTTTGTTAAGCGTAGCCTTTAAAAGCCGTGTCGACCTTTTGTCCGCGGGGTTGTTTTCAGCGCCTCTCTGGAACGTGTCacatttctgcctcctcctgcagcgtaACCTCAGCTGTGCAAGCTCGATTCACCAGCATCAGTTCTCATTCTGTCACTCACATTGAGAAAACTGGGGCTGTAGTAAGGTTTGTCTCATGATGCCCAGGCTTCAGTAAAGCTCATTCCCCTTCATGGCTTGATGTTAACAATACTAGTGGCAGTACTTTAGTCTTAGGCTGCAGAAGGGTTCAGCCACTGCTGACCGAGCTGATCATCATGACCAGATAAGCCTCTGCAATTATATTCCTGCTCGAGTGCAACGGTAAATTCTAGGAGGGGGCGAGCAACTAACTGCACCACCAGAAATGGGGCTAGAAGATCCATCCACATGCCACTGTTTTTTATTTAGAATTAAATTAGAAATTGATCAAAAGGGGTTTTCGTGAAGTGTTTGAGTAAACAGTAGAATACGTattgttgtctttattttctaGGTTACATGGCAGATACCACGAGTTAGCGCCACATCTCGTACCGATGGACTACACCAACGATCCCGACTGCAAACTGCCTTTAGCCTTAATCGTCAACATGCCAGAACTGAAGGTAAAAGTTCTTTGGTTAAACCTGCACCTGCTCTTTTGTCCACTGAGGAAGAGTGTTCCGCTCCGCCTCCACTGCTCGTGGGGGCCGACAGCTAATCGATGCACATTCTCGTTCAGAAGATGGGATTGATTTTCAGCCCCTGCGGTCATCAGCGATCTGACACCACAATCTGTCAACTCATGTAATTCAATGTGCCATCAAATCATCTTTCTGCCCTCACTGCAGCAGGTCCTATTTTTACCACTTGAGAGGAACATACAGAAATGTTAGACAGCGATGTCGTCATTGAGCTCCACACATTTTGCAGATTTCTTTGCTGTCTACTGAGCGTTGAGCTCACAGACTCACCGACGTTTCCTTCCCCCCAATATAAACGTGATCTGAAATCAGTGAGGGAAACATGGCGAGCACTAAAACATCCTAGAGTAGATTCCTGACCACTGATTCTAtggctagcatgctagcatgagCTGATTTTGTCTCACGTGTGCTACGATTGCCTGTGTTGACCGTGTTTAGGCTGCTTCTTGCCAAATGGCTACTGTGAACCAGGTCCGTCAACTGTTAATGTCCCTGCAGCTAATTAGCATGTAAAATGTTAATGATTGCAGGAAAGCTTAAATGTACACTCGTGCATATTTGAATCTGTAGGAAAATCCATTCCGCAACAGAATCGTGGAGGCCTTCTCTGAAGACGGGATGGGGAATCTCAGCTTCAATGAATTTGTGGACATGTTTTCAGTCCTCAGTGAGACAGCTCCCAGAGAACTCAAGGCCATATACGCCTTCAAAATATATGGTAATAACACGTGTGAGAGTAATTAGTGGTTTATCTCCCCAAAAGCGGTACAATGAAATCCATGTTTACAGATTTCAATGTGGATAATTTCCTCTGCAAAGAAGACCTGGAAAAGACACTGAATAAGCTGACAAAGGAGGAGCTGACCCCTGAGGAGGTGGACTTGGTGTGTGAGAAAACCATCGAGGAGGCAGATTTAGACGGGGACAACAAACTCTCCTTTGCCGACTTTGAAAATATGATTTCAAGAGCTCCTGACTTTTTAAGGTAATGAACCGCTACCACAATCCTCTATATCCTCTTGCAGCCTCATCTCCTGAGTTATCTCCTCTGGTGTCATTCTAGTACCTTCCATATACGAATCTGAGCAGGCTCCATCCGTGGGCGGTGCGCTGGAGCCTCAGGATCGGCCGCAGCACAGCGGCCGTCTCCCATCATCAGTTCTCTGCAGCCACAGTGACGTCTGTTCATTTTCAGAGCCAAACACTCCTGACTTTTCTATTTCACCACCTCCAAAAGGGCTCGACCTCGATAGGTCTCTTATCGGGAGAAAAGGGCGTCCAGCGGTTCAACAAAATGAGCCAGACTCTGCGCTCACCATGGCTGGAAGCACACATGGTACCAGCAGCAACGCGTTTGTGACGTAATCAAATGGGAGGCACAGTTTTGGCATTAAGGGCACGCAGATATTTGACATAAGATATGCAATTTTTGTATAtgttgcagctttttttttggtcgTCGCAGTTTTGCTTTGCCTGTGAAACTAGAACAAGATGACAATCGCATGTTACTGTTCTCCAGCTGAACGAAGGGCTCCGACATCTGAACTTACTATGGTAGCTTTCAGCACGGCTGTCATCACATGTCTTTGGATATCcatctattttaaataaatgtttttctgtGCGCGTGTTCCCAAAGACCCTTTTCTGCTCCCCCTGAAGCACAGGAGAGCTCGGTGGTTGTTAAGACCAGTGAGAAACCGTCGGTTCCTTTAGCCTGCCATGGCGATAGCGATATTTCAACAATAAACTAGCCGGTTCACCTCTGCCCGTCCAGCCGTGTGATGGGGGAGCGTGCACTATAAAGATCAAGAAACCAGGGCGCCTCTGCATCACACCAACTGAAATACCTCATTAGGCAGGATGTGATCGTTCTGAAAGAGCTGCCTCAGCGTTCACGTCTGCAGCTACATCCTGCACATGCTTCATCTCGGCGGCAGCAGAACTGCACTCCTTTAGCAGGTGTATCAGGCCACCGGTGCGGACCGTTGGAGTTTAATTCACGAGATAAACGTGCACAGTCGTGCTTCCGCATGCACGAGTGTGCAAATAAGTGTGATCGGCGAGTGCCAGGCTCAGGACGAGTGATAAAAGGGAAATCTGTATTTATGACATATTGCCCAAACGGATCAAAAGTGTGAAGTCATAGTTGTATCTTGGGTGTTGTCTCTTTAGACAGAAAGTCTTGCTTGTTTACAGTTTGAGCCTGGTAACCCATGGTAACTGCCCTTTTCATCTgggaaaacatttaaatatattaatTTAGTTGCATTTGATTATTGAATAAATGTGCAGCATGTTGATACCGAATCAAAAAAGATTAATTTTCCATGTCATCTATGTAGCACGTCTCTTTATTGTGCACATGTTTTACTTAACCCccctaaaaacaacaaaaacaacacacacgaTAATAGATTAGATTGAAACATATGTATAAGCAGGTGTCCATAGTGTCAGAGTGGAGTGAATGCTGAAGctcttcatcacttcctcttcACCTCAGGAAACGGCCATTTCCATTTATCATTCTGCAGGAGGAACAAAACCAGAGCTCATTAAACAAACGCACTAAGAACTGTGCACATGCAGTTGCTCGTTTAAATCGCGCTAACCTTTAACCCCCAGGACGCCTGCTTCTGTCTGGTTCTGAGGTCCTCCACGGACTCGTAAGTGTTCATGCCAGTGATGAGCTCACTGGGAACTTCCGTGTACACCGCATCCTCCTGCCCCTGCAGTCGTGTCTCACATAGTCTTGGACTTCCAGCCAGGTGGTAGACAGCGGCGTTGCTTGCCTCTTCCGGGCTGAACCCGCTGCTGCTCGCGCTATAGACGGCCGCCGTGCTCTGTCTGTCGGACCTGGGCGAATGtcttggtggtgtgtgtgagggagcgcTCAGGCGGTGCGACTGTTCTCTGTCCCAACTGCTGTCCAGAAGAGGCAGAGATCTGCTCCTGCCGTCCATCCCCAGCTCAGTGTAAATGGACACTGGCGGTA
This window harbors:
- the cib2 gene encoding calcium and integrin-binding family member 2 isoform X2, which encodes MGNKQTIFTDEQLDAYQDCTFFTRKEILRLHGRYHELAPHLVPMDYTNDPDCKLPLALIVNMPELKENPFRNRIVEAFSEDGMGNLSFNEFVDMFSVLSETAPRELKAIYAFKIYDFNVDNFLCKEDLEKTLNKLTKEELTPEEVDLVCEKTIEEADLDGDNKLSFADFENMISRAPDFLSTFHIRI
- the idh3a gene encoding isocitrate dehydrogenase [NAD] subunit alpha, mitochondrial; this translates as MAGKAWRSAVSWAIGALRKETPQFRGSKRAIHTVTLIPGDGIGPEISTAVMKIFEAAEAPIQWEERNVTAIQGPGGKWIIPPDCKESMDRNKIGLKGPLKTPIAAGHPSMNLLLRKTFDLYANVRPCVSIEGYKTPYADVNLVTIRENTEGEYSGIEHVIVDGVVQSIKLITEEASQRIAEYAFEYARNNQRGSVTAVHKANIMRMSDGLFLRKCREAAEKHKDVKFTEMYLDTVCLNMVQDPSQFDVLVMPNLYGDILSDLCAGLIGGLGVTPSGNIGANGVAIFESVHGTAPDIAGKDLANPTALLLSAVMMLRHMGLHGHAKRIEAACFDTIRDEKVRTKDLGGNSKCSEFTAAICQRVKDMN
- the lrrc61 gene encoding leucine-rich repeat-containing protein 61, giving the protein MDSKRDKDQDADCDKITSSLLKSRTGEFDLESILFLKLRGLGIHDLGCIGECMNLERLDLAGNNVTNLAALSSLRHLSVLNLSANKISSLEPLRSCESLQNLNVAGNIISSIENVHCLQSLKKLENLRFKDNTYNYTNPVCRNASYRAIILEMFPYIKVLDGERVVGRGSDLYQLCKDIDDTIKASVYKNGQLVEHSDCKPWVEDSYWEIKRSNNAIIEEAYKQFNDVLHECRLLNNRATHIISQTERSMSLKKQPKQFAI
- the cib2 gene encoding calcium and integrin-binding family member 2 isoform X1, translating into MPFPEESRLSVVRLRSQGFSGKRWVINKQSLRMNNSMPTRLHGRYHELAPHLVPMDYTNDPDCKLPLALIVNMPELKENPFRNRIVEAFSEDGMGNLSFNEFVDMFSVLSETAPRELKAIYAFKIYDFNVDNFLCKEDLEKTLNKLTKEELTPEEVDLVCEKTIEEADLDGDNKLSFADFENMISRAPDFLSTFHIRI